The nucleotide sequence AAACTGCTGATCTGACGACCGTCGCGCCCCTGCACCGGAAAGCTCAGGGCAGGTTCGCGGGTAATTGAAATCGTATAGCTGGCGCTCCGAAGCAGTTCGGGCTGAATACGAATCAGGTAGCTCTGCGTACGGCGTGGCTCCCAGGCTAAAATATTTGTGTCGGCTTTGGAAGAAGCCAGCAGACTGGTTTTTCCCCGAGCCTCCAGCGCAAACACATCGATGAAAACCTGCGTAGCTTTATGGCCCTGGGTTTCAACCCGCACCAGAAACCGGTCGCCCCGTTGCGCATCGAGCCGATAGCCAACGGCAAAGGCCCGGGTAGCCGGAAAGTAACCACTCTCCCGGTACGGCACTTTAATTCTGAGCGAATCTCCCAAGGCCCGTTCACTGGCAGTCAGCCAATCGGTGCCGAGGGCCGTTCGATCCAGTTTAGCCTCCTTCAATGACTGCGCATACTGCTCATGCGGGGACGCCGACCGAAACAGGTTTGTAGCGGGGCCAACGCCTGTGCAGGCACCCAGCCATAGGGTTAGCAGCCCAATCAAAAAAAACTGGATTAGATTCCTGGATATCATACGCTTACTCACTTATTAAACGACTTTTTCCCGGTGATATTTCAACCGGGAGAGGTACACAACCATCAGCAAACCAATAAACAAACTTACGTAGGGTGCCACCGCTGCCAGCAGCGCCGAAACGCTATAGATGCTCGAACTAAGAATCAATCCATTGCGCACCGAATGAATTCGGACATCAGCGGCTGGCCGTTTGAGCAGATAATAATCCTGCGTGGCGTAGTTCCACATCAGATAAAACGTTCCTGTAGTAGCGCCGAAGACAAGCATAGACAGGGCAGTCGCCAGTTCAGTTGCCGAGGTCTGGATGTAGCGGGCCAGGATGTTCGTGGTGAATGGAATCAGGCTCGTCAACAGCAGCAACAGCCCGTTATAGTACATGAACCGGGCGTCGCTTCGACGGATGACGCTATACATCCGGTGATGATTGACCCAGATGACGAAGATAGTAGCAAAACTCAGCAGGAAGGCTACGTAACTGGGCCACTGATGGAGCATGGCAAAAAACAGCGACCGGCTGGTATGCTCTTCCTTGAAAACAGGCAGCTTCAGCTCGAACGTCAGCAGGGTGATGTCAATTGCGAATACACCATCACTAAAGGCTTCCATCCGTACAGTTTCGTTTTCCTGAAAGTCGGCCATGCGTTTCGTGATTGTCATTTTCAACAAAAGTCAGACCGGATGGTTCAGCTTATCAGGTATCTAATTCTATTTGCATGATTCCGGAATGGTTAAGTGCCGGTCTTTGGGGGCTG is from Spirosoma taeanense and encodes:
- a CDS encoding TMEM175 family protein codes for the protein MTITKRMADFQENETVRMEAFSDGVFAIDITLLTFELKLPVFKEEHTSRSLFFAMLHQWPSYVAFLLSFATIFVIWVNHHRMYSVIRRSDARFMYYNGLLLLLTSLIPFTTNILARYIQTSATELATALSMLVFGATTGTFYLMWNYATQDYYLLKRPAADVRIHSVRNGLILSSSIYSVSALLAAVAPYVSLFIGLLMVVYLSRLKYHREKVV